One genomic segment of Ricinus communis isolate WT05 ecotype wild-type chromosome 3, ASM1957865v1, whole genome shotgun sequence includes these proteins:
- the LOC8258616 gene encoding probable flavin-containing monooxygenase 1, translated as MASEQNCLQTHKVGIIGAGISGIAAAKQLSHYSPMVFEATGSIGGVWKHCSFTSTRLQTPRCDFEFSDFPWPERDNSSFPSHEEILEYLRNYATHFDVLKFVKFNSRVVAIRHVGETTKLDVKPGEYGALFTGHPVWEVAVQTDQSHDVQWYGFELLVVCIGKYGDVKRMPVFPPYKGEEAFGGKVLHSMDYSKLDKDGVRDLLQGKKVAIVGYKKSAIDLAVECAMANQGPKGQPCTVVIRTLHWTVPSYWIWGLPFFFFFSTRSSQFLHERPNQSCFKTLLCLLLSPMRKAISKFVESYLAWKLPLVKYGLKPDHPFVEDYASCQMAILPEQFFPEADKGNILFKRTSKWWFWNGGIEFEDHTKLEADVVLLATGYEGRKKLQDLLPQPFSSLMIDSSGIMPLYRGTIHPLIPNMAFVGYIESVSNLHTAELRCIWLARLAEDRFRLPSIGKMIEQTTEEIEIMKRTTRFYKRHCISTYSINHSDEICEEMGWNPWRKRNLFLEAFSPYNSQDYQEKKDI; from the exons ATGGCGAGTGAGCAAAACTGTCTTCAAACTCACAAAGTAGGGATCATTGGTGCTGGTATTAGCGGCATTGCTGCTGCTAAACAGCTCTCCCATTACAGTCCAATGGTGTTTGAGGCCACTGGTTCAATTGGTGGAGTGTGGAAGCATTGTTCTTTTACTTCTACCAGACTCCAAACACCTCGTTGTGACTTTGAGTTCTCTGATTTTCCCTGGCCTGAAAGGGACAATTCCAGTTTCCCTTCTCATGAAGAGATTCTGGAATACTTGCGCAACTATGCCACGCATTTTGATGTCTTGAAATTTGTCAAGTTCAATTCTAGGGTGGTGGCCATTCGACATGTCGGCGAAACCACCAAACTTGACGTGAAACCAGGGGAGTATGGCGCTCTCTTTACAGGGCATCCAGTCTGGGAGGTTGCTGTACAGACTGATCAGTCTCACGATGTGCAG TGGTATGGGTTTGAGCTTCTAGTGGTATGCATTGGGAAATACGGAGATGTAAAAAGAATGCCAGTGTTTCCACCATATAAGGGCGAAGAAGCATTTGGTGGCAAGGTCTTGCACTCTATGGATTACTCTAAATTAGACAAAGATGGTGTTCGCGACTTACTCCAAGGAAAGAAAGTTGCCATTGTTGGCTACAAGAAATCAGCCATTGATTTAGCTGTGGAGTGCGCCATGGCTAACCAAg GACCAAAAGGCCAACCATGCACAGTGGTGATAAGGACTTTACATTGGACCGTTCCATCATACTGGATATGGGGCTtgccatttttcttcttcttttcaacAAGGTCTTCTCAATTTCTCCATGAAAGGCCAAACCAGAGCTGCTTCAAGACCCTGCTCTGCCTTCTTTTATCTCCAATG AGAAAGGCAATTTCCAAGTTCGTAGAGTCTTATTTGGCATGGAAGCTTCCTCTAGTGAAGTATGGATTGAAACCTGACCACCCGTTTGTGGAGGACTATGCATCTTGCCAAATGGCTATATTGCCGGAGCAATTCTTTCCAGAGGCTGATAAAGGAAATATACTGTTCAAAAGGACATCAAAATGGTGGTTTTGGAATGGAGGAATTGAATTTGAAGACCATACGAAATTGGAGGCTGATGTCGTGCTGCTGGCTACTGGTTATGAGGGGAGAAAGAAGCTCCAGGACTTGTTGCCTCAGCCCTTTTCTAGTCTAATGATAGATTCATCTGGAATAATGCCCTTATACAG GGGAACAATCCATCCATTGATACCCAACATGGCATTTGTGGGGTACATTGAGAGTGTATCGAATCTGCACACAGCAGAGTTAAGGTGCATATGGCTAGCTAGGCTAGCTGAGGACAGATTCAGGCTTCCTAGTATTGGAAAGATGATTGAACAAACAACAGAAGAGATAGAAATCATGAAAAGAACTACCAGATTTTACAAGAGGCATTGTATTTCAACTTATAGCATTAATCACAGTGATGAGATATGTGAAGAGATGGGATGGAATCCTTGGAGGAAGAGGAACTTGTTCTTGGAAGCTTTCAGCCCTTACAACAGCCAAGActatcaagaaaagaaagacatATAG
- the LOC8258617 gene encoding probable serine/threonine-protein kinase yakA, whose translation MRGRSSKQETREGMEIDKLNKLKEEPHLSGAYIRSLVKQLTSSRTKDPMNSKDRSCVDDDSFSGQNMAKFGEGVSENQQTQQPQQPQQQHRKQVRRRLHTSRPYQERLLNMAEARREIVAALKFHRASMKQANEQQQQHHQQQEQQQQQHQQQSLSVQLSPPPCFEQEGKMKSRRNPRIYPSNTANFSNYLDSVSCTSFSHAPPPPSASPPPYPFCWPTPPVLPSTINENLNFPLPNQTLGLNLNFQDFNDLDTSLYHNSNNPSSVYSSSSPSSFSSPSPSFSIATEDVPSVAKSQEGMPPAICDLTESYGGGGLHQVVDDEEMAEMRSIGEQHQMEWNDTMNLVKSAWWFKFLKTMDSGHEVKTEDDGYQPFDEVMEFPSWLNANDACLQQHFDDYSTEDYYHDPSLRCMDIGEIEGMGGEWLS comes from the exons atgagaGGTAGATCATCTAAGCAAGAAACCAGAGAAGGAATGGAAATAGATAAACTTAATAAGCTGAAAGAGGAACCTCATCTATCTGGTGCTTATATTCGTAGTCTAGTCAAACAATTAACCTCTTCAAGAACCAAAGATCCCATGAATTCCAAAGACCGCAGTTGTGTTGATGATGATAGTTTTTCTGGCCAAAATATGGCCAAATTTGGTGAAGGTGTAAGTGAAAACCAACAAACCCAGCAACCTCAACAGCCTCAACAACAACATAGGAAACAGGTGAGGAGGAGACTCCACACCAGTAGGCCTTACCAAGAAAGGCTTCTTAATATGGCTGAAGCTAGAAGAGAGATTGTTGCCGCCCTTAAGTTCCATAGGGCTTCCATGAAACAAGCCAATGAACAACAACAGcagcatcatcaacaacaagagcagcagcagcagcagcaccaACAACAATCACTGTCAGTGCAACTTTCACCCCCTCCATGTTTTGAACAAGAAGGAAAGATGAAATCTAGGAGGAATCCAAGAATATATCCATCAAATACTGCCAATTTCTCTAATTATCTAGACAGTGTTTCTTGCACTTCCTTCTCTCATGCACCACCTCCTCCTTCTGCTTCCCCTCCTCCATATCCTTTTTGTTGGCCTACTCCTCCAGTTCTTCCTTCAACTATCAATGAAAATCTCAATTTCCCTCTTCCGAACCAAACCTTAGGCCTAAATCTcaattttcaagattttaatGACTTAGACACCTCTCTTTACCACAACAGCAACAACCCATCATCGGTGTACTCATCATCCTCTCCTTCATCATTCTCGTCGCCTTCACCTTCTTTTTCCATTGCCACTGAAGATGTTCCTTCAGTTGCAAAATCACAAGAAGGGATGCCACCTGCAATATGTGACTTAACTGAATCTTATGGTGGAGGAGGATTGCACCAAGTGGTAGATGATGAGGAGATGGCAGAGATGAGATCAATAGGAGAACAGCATCAGATGGAATGGAATGATACTATGAATTTGGTCAAATCAGCATGGTGGTTCAAGTTCTTGAAAACCATGGATTCTGGTCATGAAGTGAAGACAGAGGATGATGGTTACCAACCATTTGATGAAGTTATGGAATTCCCTTCCTGGTTGAACGCAAATGATGCATGTTTGCAGCAACATTTTGATGATTACAGCACCGAAGATTATTACCATGATCCTTCCCTGCGTTG CATGGACATTGGAGAAATTGAAGGCATGGGTGGGGAGTGGCTCTCTTGA
- the LOC8259009 gene encoding E3 ubiquitin-protein ligase AIP2, translating into MATEEELKQQLEELQKQLSKKQKFEDAVFSIKSLLRDFYLSSSPSLRNSFYLVVCRVSTILKTRYTAPGFWMTGLGLFEQAECLVSDSSQKEHLKNCILQAKEHLHLTDNPPDVSSSSSRGGYLFEGHLTVDPEPPQPQWLVQSNLVNSMASLLAAESSRGRVDIVAESASSMLEELMTNLDDIMPQFLEDESRVPKVPPASKEVVAKLPVITLTQEILAKLGQDAECAICKENLVVDDKMQELPCKHTFHPPCLKPWLDEHNSCPICRHELQTDDHAYESWKEREKEAEEERKGAANAVRGGEFLYI; encoded by the exons ATGGCAACAGAGGAAGAATTGAAACAGCAATTAGAGGAATTACAGAAACAGCTTTCGAAGAAACAGAAATTTGAAGACGCCGTtttctcaatcaaatctcTTCTCCGCGATTTCTATCTCTCTTCTTCCCCTTCTCTTCGCAATTCA TTCTATTTAGTTGTATGCAGAGTATCAACGATTTTGAAAACAAGATACACAGCTCCAGGTTTCTGGATGACAGGATTAGGGTTATTTGAACAAGCTGAATGCTTAGTTTCTGATTCTTCTCAAAAAGAGCATTTAAAGAATTGCATTCTTCAAGCTAAAGAACATTTACATCTAACTGATAATCCTCCAGATGTTTCCTCAAGTTCGTCTCGTGGAG ggTATTTATTTGAGGGGCATCTTACTGTGGATCCTGAACCACCGCAGCCTCAATGGTTAGTGCAATCAAATCTTGTGAATTCTATGGCTTCTCTTTTGGCTGCTGAATCTTCTAGAGGTCGTGTTGATATTGTAGCCGAAAGTGCTTCTAGTATGCTCGAAGAGCTCATGACTAATCTTGATGACATTATGCCTCAG TTTTTGGAGGACGAATCCAGAGTTCCGAAAGTCCCTCCTGCTAGTAAAGAGGTTGTTGCAAAGCTACCGGTTATTACTCTCACACAAGAAATCTTGGCCAAGCTAGGGCAAGATGCAGAATGTGCTATATGTAAGGAGAATCTGGTTGTTGATGATAAGATGCAGGAGTTGCCTTGCAAGCACACATTTCATCCTCCTTGTTTAAAGCCATGGCTG GATGAGCACAATTCTTGTCCAATTTGTCGACATGAGCTGCAAACTGATGATCATGCATATGAGAGCTGGAAGGAGAGGGAGAAGGAGGctgaagaagagaggaaaggtGCTGCTAATGCTGTGCGTGGTGGTGAATTCCTTTATATTTAG
- the LOC8259011 gene encoding protein FATTY ACID EXPORT 2, chloroplastic, producing MAESVIGTVSQSSLIVLDSSKFGFRTCATPSTIIRLHQSSIENRRFLVSSADTKHLKPISAVSSDFKASSLVTDNVDLSSEGIEIEPVTGGGGDGYGDSGGSGGGGGGGGGAGGGDRKDKGEGENGGERKKKMALSMSQKLTLGYAALVGMGGAMGYLKSGSQKSLLAGGLSASVLYYVYTQLPTNPVYASSIGLGVSSVLLGVMGSRFLRSKKVFPAGVVSLVSLVMTGGYIHGVLRSMH from the exons ATGGCAGAATCAGTGATAGGTACAGTTTCTCAGTCATCTCTTATAGTTCTAGACTCTTCCAAGTTTGGATTCCGTACATGTGCAACTCCATCAACAATCATACGCCTTCACCAATCATCCATAGAGAACCGCAGATTTTTAGTTTCTTCTGCAGATACTAAGCACTTGAAGCCAATCTCCGCTGTCTCTTCCGATTTCAAAGCGTCTAGTCTCGTTACGGATAACGTTGACTTGTCATCTGAAGGGATTGAGATTGAACCGGTCACTGGAGGCGGCGGCGACGGTTACGGTGACTCAGGCGGTAGTGGCGGAGGCGGTGGAGGAGGAGGTGGTGCTGGTGGTGGTGATAGGAAGGACAAAGGAGAGGGAGAGAACGGCGgtgagagaaagaagaagatggcATTGTCGATGTCACAGAAACTAACTCTTGGCTATGCTGCTCTGGTTggaa TGGGTGGTGCTATGGGCTATTTGAAGAGTGGTAGCCAGAAGTCTCTTTTGGCAGGAGGACTGTCTGCTTCAGTACTGTATTATGTTTATACACAGCTTCCTACTAATCCAGTATATGCATCATCTATAGGGCTTG GTGTGTCTTCTGTACTATTGGGAGTGATGGGCTCTCGTTTCTTGAGGTCAAAGAAGGTATTCCCTGCAGGTGTTGTGTCTCTCGTCTCGCTGGTGATGACTGGTGGCTACATTCATGGCGTCCTGCGTAGTATGCACTAA
- the LOC8258618 gene encoding acyl carrier protein, chloroplastic isoform X2: MATFLATPTCPIATLPTTPKVSLPTCQQKSFSTNGGPFFFGLKHIPKIQLPKAANISSTRSRCFRTTISCSAEPETLKVVQSTIANQLSIEVSTVTPETKFADLGADSLDTVEIMMALEEQFDVSIGEKGAENIVTVQDAADLIQKVQAASA, from the exons ATGGCCACCTTCCTTGCAACCCCCACATGTCCTATTGCCACCCTCCCCACAACCCCCAAAGTCAGTCTTCCTACTTGCCAGCAGAAGAGCTTTTCCACCAAT GGAGgtcctttcttttttgggCTAAAACATATCCCAAAAATCCAATTGCCAAAGGCAGCTAACATCTCTTCTACCAGGTCTAGGTGCTTCAGGACTACCATCTCTTGCTCT GCTGAACCTGAAACCCTGAAAGTAGTCCAGAGCACAATTGCTAACCAATTGTCTATTGAAGTAAGCACAGTTACTCCTGAAACCAAGTTTGCCGACTTGGGTGCTGACTCCCTTGACACG GTGGAAATTATGATGGCATTGGAAGAACAATTCGATGTGTCAATTGGAGAGAAGGGAGCTGAAAACATTGTTACTGTACAGGATGCTGCAGATCTCATTCAGAAAGTGCAGGCAGCTTCTGCTTGA
- the LOC8259010 gene encoding F-box only protein 13 gives MEHYEFWASVPSRKRKSQEEDHDMVSICLDELNQDLLERVLSWLPTSTFFRLRSVCKRWKSVADSTSFKFACSEVPSRDPWFFMVDPNLNKWTVFDSAERSWKKLNHPAFLQHSSSNCDSMPVAASGGLVCFRKQSGALIVCNPVTGSCRGVPPAHLESGSQSLHAIAMTTYMKNQQSYKLVLVSGELPKLSCRMYNSSANCWDEEILLKRKVDESQEFDAADDNAVYFLSKAGNVVATDMQRSPSKQYSSVMTVKNGEETAYFLSSSGTIVACNLTGKCFFEYPRLLPVFYEYSIDIVECRGEMLVVLLSEFFGSASLRIWRFSEDIRSWQQIAAMPPAMSHEFYGKKVDINCVGAGDQIFICLNSAEFFSYIMCNLRNNDWVELPKCFMNGEAVEFMSAFSFEPRIEASV, from the coding sequence ATGGAGCACTATGAATTTTGGGCTTCAGTACCAAGCAGGAAGAGGAAGTCGCAAGAAGAAGATCATGACATGGTCAGCATCTGTCTGGATGAACTCAATCAAGACCTTCTTGAGAGGGTTCTTTCCTGGCTACCCACTTCCACATTCTTTCGCCTTAGGTCAGTATGCAAGAGATGGAAATCAGTTGCAGATTCTACCAGTTTTAAGTTTGCCTGCTCTGAGGTTCCTTCAAGAGATCCATGGTTTTTCATGGTGGATCCCAATCTTAACAAATGGACCGTCTTTGACTCTGCTGAAAGAAGTTGGAAGAAACTCAATCATCCAGCTTTCCTCCAGCATAGCAGCTCTAACTGCGATTCCATGCCTGTTGCAGCTTCTGGTGGCTTAGTTTGCTTCCGCAAACAATCAGGCGCTTTAATCGTGTGCAATCCTGTGACAGGATCTTGTCGCGGAGTCCCTCCAGCTCATCTAGAATCAGGAAGTCAATCCCTTCATGCTATTGCAATGACTACGTATATGAAAAATCAGCAGTCTTATAAGCTTGTTTTAGTATCTGGTGAACTACCGAAACTGTCATGCAGGATGTATAATTCAAGCGCTAATTGCTGGGATGAGGAGATTTTATTGAAAAGGAAGGTTGATGAATCTCAAGAATTCGACGCAGCTGATGACAATGCTGTCTACTTCCTCAGTAAAGCAGGAAATGTTGTGGCAACTGACATGCAAAGAAGCCCATCTAAACAATATTCATCAGTAATGACTGTTAAAAATGGAGAGGAAACTGCTTATTTCCTTAGTTCATCAGGCACAATCGTAGCTTGCAATCTGACCGGCAAGTGCTTCTTTGAGTACCCAAGGCTATTGCCTGTATTTTACGAGTACTCAATCGATATAGTGGAATGCAGAGGAGAAATGCTAGTTGTATTGCTATCAGAATTTTTTGGAAGTGCAAGCCTCAGGATATGGAGGTTCAGTGAAGATATTCGATCTTGGCAACAGATTGCAGCAATGCCTCCAGCAATGTCGCACGAGTTCTATGGCAAGAAGGTGGATATAAACTGTGTTGGAGCTGGTGACCAGATATTTATATGCTTAAACTCTGCTGAGTTCTTCAGTTACATAATGTGTAATTTGAGGAACAATGATTGGGTTGAATTGCCAAAATGTTTTATGAATGGTGAAGCTGTGGAGTTCATGTCTGCCTTCTCATTTGAGCCCAGGATCGAAGCTTCTGTTTGA
- the LOC8258693 gene encoding uncharacterized protein LOC8258693: MELATSISSVSTKNFTPYGYSRIKNGSFKYPLVRSPCSHRLRALNSRSLSIRMVSNGYAGRDANNLFFTNSTSTSNYDSKKYSKIDSCVVIPPPKGKKPRAIIKFLGGAFIGAVPEVTYGYLIELLAKEGYVVVLVPYNVTFDHAHAANQVYEKFNACLDLLLTSGLPDANLTPAQLVGLPVFSVGHSNGALLQVLTGSYFCDNIPKANAIISFNNRPATEAVPYFEQLGPLINQMMPIVEASPMYSIARSASGDAWKMLIDTAGAIIPDSEQEALTSLTRFVDQLPSVMSQVTEGVSEFKPRPSENRDCCRNSYNVQHTLLVKFTSDTIDETDLLEETLQPRIESIGGTIEKVQLSGNHITPCIQEPIWQVGSVYTPVDAIAQGLKALSLNETRVLFRTISDWFRRFED, translated from the exons ATGGAATTAGCTACCTCAATTAGCTCTGTTTCCACAAAGAATTTCACTCCATATGGCTACTCAAGGATAAAGAATGGGTCTTTTAAGTACCCACTAGTCCGCTCTCCATGCAGTCATAGGCTTAGAGCTCTGAATTCAAGGAGTTTGTCTATAAGAATGGTTTCAAATGGATATGCGGGTAGAGACGCTAACAACTTGTTCTTTACAAACAGCACTAGTACTAGTAATTACGATAGTAAGAAATACTCCAAAATAGACTCTTGTGTAGTCATTCCTCCACCCAAAGGTAAAAAACCAAGAGCAATTATCAAATTCTTGGGTGGTGCTTTCATTGGAGCTGTCCCTGAAGTCACTTATGG GTATCTAATAGAGCTATTGGCAAAGGAAGGATATGTTGTTGTCTTGGTGCCTTACAATGTGACTTTTGATCATGCACATGCTGCTAATCAAGTATATGAAAAGTTTAATGCTTGCCTTGATTTGTTACTAACATCTGGCTTGCCGGATGCCAATCTAACACCTGCCCAGCTTGTTGGCCTTCCAGTTTTTTCTGTTGGTCATAG CAATGGTGCACTTCTCCAAGTTCTTACAGGAAGTTATTTCTGTGACAATATACCAAAG GCTAATGCTATAATCTCATTCAACAACAGGCCTGCTACGGAGGCAGTACCATACTTTGAGCAG TTAGGCCCACTCATTAATCAAATGATGCCAATTGTGGAGGCATCGCCAATGTACTCGATAGCTAGGAGTGCCTCAG GGGATGCATGGAAAATGCTAATTGATACTGCCGGAGCAATAATACCAGACAGTGAACAAGAAGCCCTTACGTCACTGACTAGATTTGTTGATCAGTTGCCTTCAGTAATGAGTCAA GTTACAGAGGGGGTATCAGAATTCAAGCCCAGACCTTCTGAGAATCGCGATTGTTGTAGAAATTCCTATAATGTCCAACATACACTACTG GTAAAGTTCACATCTGATACAATTGATGAGACAGATCTCCTTGAAGAGACCTTGCAGCCTCGTATTGAGTCCATAGGTGGGACTATAGAGAAGGTCCAATTAAGTGGTAACCATATCACACCATGCATCCAG GAACCAATATGGCAAGTAGGTTCTGTGTACACTCCTGTAGATGCTATCGCTCAAGGTCTTAAGGCTCTCTCACTTAATGAGACTAGAGTCCTCTTCAGAACCATTAGCGACTGGTTCAGACGTTTTGAAGATTAA
- the LOC8258618 gene encoding acyl carrier protein, chloroplastic isoform X1, translating into MATFLATPTCPIATLPTTPKVSLPTCQQKSFSTNILMQGGPFFFGLKHIPKIQLPKAANISSTRSRCFRTTISCSAEPETLKVVQSTIANQLSIEVSTVTPETKFADLGADSLDTVEIMMALEEQFDVSIGEKGAENIVTVQDAADLIQKVQAASA; encoded by the exons ATGGCCACCTTCCTTGCAACCCCCACATGTCCTATTGCCACCCTCCCCACAACCCCCAAAGTCAGTCTTCCTACTTGCCAGCAGAAGAGCTTTTCCACCAAT ATTCTAATGCAGGGAGgtcctttcttttttgggCTAAAACATATCCCAAAAATCCAATTGCCAAAGGCAGCTAACATCTCTTCTACCAGGTCTAGGTGCTTCAGGACTACCATCTCTTGCTCT GCTGAACCTGAAACCCTGAAAGTAGTCCAGAGCACAATTGCTAACCAATTGTCTATTGAAGTAAGCACAGTTACTCCTGAAACCAAGTTTGCCGACTTGGGTGCTGACTCCCTTGACACG GTGGAAATTATGATGGCATTGGAAGAACAATTCGATGTGTCAATTGGAGAGAAGGGAGCTGAAAACATTGTTACTGTACAGGATGCTGCAGATCTCATTCAGAAAGTGCAGGCAGCTTCTGCTTGA